The genomic DNA CATCGCTTCGACCGGAGCCGGACGATTCGCCGGCCTCGATTCCATCATCCATGCTGCCTTCAATCGAGGCGGCTCCCACGAACAAGGGTGATCCCCATGGTCGATAAACTATCCGACGAAGCACGCCAAATCGGTAGTGCCAACTATTACGAAGCCGTTGGCGTCACGCGACGCGATTTCCTGCAGGGCGTTGTCGCTGCGGGAGCCGTCAGCGGTGCTGGCCTCGGCGCGATGTACTTCGGTTACGACAAGGTCACCGACCCGGTCCGCATCGGCGTGATCGGAACCGGCGATGAAGGAAGCGTTCTGATCGGCGGCTGCAACCCCGACTACGTGACCGTCAAAGCGATCTGCGACATTCGCCCCTACAACATCCACCGGGCGTTCCATGGCGATGTCAGCAGCCCCGCCGCGCAAGCCGCTCGACCAGGCCTGATCAAGCAATACGGCTACAAGAGCGAAGCCGAAGCGCGCAAGGAAGTCCAGGTTTACGACAGCAGCAACGGTGGCATCCAGGCGATTCTGGACGATCCCGATATCGAAGCGATCATCATCGCGTTGCCGTTGTTCCTGCACGCTCCAGTCGCCATCCAAGCGATGATGCGTGGCAAGCACGTGCTGACCGAAAAACTGATGGCACACAGCGTCGCGCAGTGCAAAGCGATGGCTCGCGGTGCTCAAGAAATGACCACCAAGGGAGGCGATCCGCTTCATCTGGCGACCGGTCACCAACGTCACTACAGCGTCAAATATGACAACGCGATCAACCTGATGCGTTGGGGTATGTTGGGCCAGATCCACCACATCCGCGCTCAATGGCACCGTGGCAACGTCCCGGGTGCCGACAGCTGGAAGATGCCGCTGCCAGGTGGCGAAGCGATCAACGGAACCAGCAAGCGATACGACAAGATCGCCGACCAGTTGAGCAGCATGAAGCGTAAGCTGGATGCCGAGACCGATCCGGCAACCGCGGAACTGTGGGCCAAGAAGATCGCCCAATGGGAAGCGTGGGATGCCGACAAGGGTGTCGACGCATCGGGACACGGATACGAAGACGGTTCGATCGGCGATCGCGTTCGCCCCGCTCTGGAAGAACTTTGCCGCTGGCGTTTGTTCGACCGCACCGGTGGCGGACTGATGGCCGAACTGGGCAGCCACCAGTTGGACGCTGCAACGATCTTCCTCAGCTCGCTGCGGAACGATGGCAAGAAGGCGCACCCGTTGAGCGTTTCCGCTGTCGGTGGTCGTCACATCTTCCCACACGATCGCGACGTCGACGATCACGTCTACTGCATGTTCGAATTCCCCGGCCCAGAATACGATCCGAAGTTCGGCGTCAAATACTATGATCGCGTCGAAAACTACCCCAACCCCAGGGGCGAGATCGAGGGCTACAACACCGATCCCGCCAAGAAGGTTGTCGTTACCTATTCGACGATCAACGGCAACGGTTTCGGCGGTTACGGCGAAGTCGTGATGGGTACTAAGGGAACGTTGGTTCTCGAGAAAGAGAAAGACGTCTACCTGTACAAGGACAGCAACACGTCAGCCAAAGTGGGCGTCAAGAAAGATGGCGACATGGCGGCGATGGACACTCAGGCCAGCGGAAGCATGGCCGCACCGGTGGCTCAAGCTGCCGACAGCGGTCCCGTCAGCCGTGGTTACAACGAAGAGATCGAGCACTGGGCGTATTGCATCCGCAATCCGTCGCCAGAAAATCGCCCGCGTTGCTACCCCGAGGTGGCGATGGGCGATGCGGTGATCGCGTTGTCGACCAACGTTGCGATCAAGAACGCTAACCAAGGCAAGGGCGGTTACCTGCAGTTCGACCCCGAGTGGTTCGAGCGTGACAGCGACAAGACCCCCGATGGCAGCGATGTGGCTGCGGAAATGAAGGCTTTGAAGGACTGGAAGCCCGTCTAGTTTGCGGCTTGCCAGAGAGTTGAATCAACCGGATTTGATCCGGTTGCGAAGCGCCGGGGCAATCGCCCCGGCGACCGCCTGTCGATAGCGGTTTGCGGCTGAGGGATCGGTTTTGCTACGATTGGGCTGATGAGCAGTTGGACGACGCAGCCGATTTTTGATTCGCTCGGGCTGATCGGCCTGGTGGCGATCCTCTTTGTGCTCACGACACTTCTTGTCGTTCCGCAATCGACTCAGCTGACACAGCGTCGGCGACGCACCCTGATCGGGCTGCGATTGATCGCCGCCACCGTCTTGGTCTTGGCACTTCTGCGGCCGACGCACGTCGTCACGCTCCAACAACCGGCGGCCGCAACGCTTGCGATTCTTCTGGACGGTTCACGCAGCATGACCCTTCCCGCCGGCGGCACTAAGTCGCGATGGCAATCGCAGAACGAAGTTTGGCAACGCATCGCGCCAATGCTCGACAGCGGCGACCCGACGCTAAAAACCGCCGTCTACGAATACTCCAGCGACCTCTCCCCGCTCGATCCGGCGACCGGCGCGGTCGATGCGTTTCTCCAGGCGCAGCCCGACGGAAAGCAGACCGATCTGGCGGCAGCCCTTCGCGACACGATCACCCGAGCCGCCGGCAGCCCGCTGGCCGGGATCGTCTTGATCGGCGACGGAACTCAAACGGCCGACATCGACATCGGCCCGCAAGCTGTGGCGCAGACGCTGGCCTCGCTGGAGGTGCCGCTGTGGACCGTCCCGATCGGCCCCAGCCAAGACACCTCCGCCGCCCGCGACGTCGCGATCGACGGGATGCCCGACCAGTTCAGCGTCTTCGCTAAGAACCTGTTCCAGGTCACGGCCACGCTCTCTGCCCAGGGACTCGACAACCGCTCGATTCCGCTGCGGTTGATGCTAACCAACGCTCAAGGCGAGACCGAGGAGATCGCCCAGCGGGAGATCGTCGCCCAGGGAGGCGATGACGACCAACGGATCGCAATCGAACTGCCCGCCCCCGCGCCGGGCAACTACCGGCTGGACCTGATCGCCGAACCGCAAGATGGCGAGATCCTGACCGACAACAACCGGCAAACCGCCTTCCTCGATGTTCGCGATGGCGGCGGCAGAGTCCTTTACCTGGAAGGGCAACCGCGCCCCGAACAGCTATTCCTGCGACGCAGCATCGCCGCTTCGGCTGATTTCGAGCTGACGTTCGAATGGATCGAGCGGATCGGCCAGGGCAAAAACTGGCCCGTCGATCTTGGGACTGCGTTTGATCCCGATCGCTACGACATCTACATCCTGGGCGATCTCGATTCCCAGGCGTTGGGAGAAAAGCAACTGCAAGCACTCCGCCAACGGATCGACGAAGGAGCGGGCTTGTTAACCCTGGGCGGCTTCCACAGCTTCGACGCCGGCGGTTACGGCAGCTCTCCCCTAGCCGACGTCCTTCCCGTAAAAACCTCTCCCGATCGCCGCCAAGCGTTTGGGCAACCGCCCGACCGCCAACTGCAGATCGAAGGTTCGGTGCCGATCCAGATCACCCGCCCCCACCCGATCAACCAACTGGTCTCCGGCGGCCCACAACAGGCCGCCTGGGATCGTCTGCGCCCACTCAAGGGAGCCAACCGCTTGCTGGGCCCCAAGCCGATCCCCGGGGTCGAGGTGCTGCTGGAGTCACCCTCCGAGGAGCCTCTGTTGGTGATCGGCGATTTCGGCAACGGCCGCTGCGCCGCCTTTGCCGGCGACAGCACTTGGCAATGGTGGCGACAAGGGCAGCGCGAGGCGCACCAGCGGTTCTGGCGACAGGTATTGCTATGGCTGATGCGGCGCGAACTCGCCTCCCCCGACCAGATCGTCTTGCAGATGGATCGCCGCCGATTCGCTGCAGATATCGAGGTGCAATTCCAGGCGAGTATCGGCGGCGAGGCGGACGATTCGCCGGAGCGAAAATTGACGGTCCAAGTGATCGACGCCGACGACAAAGCGATCGACGTGCCAGCGACAAGAGGCGACGCGGAACCGGGGGCGGCAACCGTCTGGACGGGCAAGCTGCCCGAACTGGCCGACGGGATGTATCGCTTGCGAGCTGTGGACACGACCGCTGGCAGCAAGATCGAGCCGAAAGAACTCGCCTTCCAAGTCGCGTCGATCGACCGCGAACTCAGCCGCCCGGTAGCCGATATCGCTCAGATGCAGCAACTGGCTCAGGTCACGTCGGAGATCGGCGGCCGATCGATCCCGCCCGACCAGATCGAATCGCTCCGCGAACTGATCGCCCAAAACCGCCAACGATCGGTCTCACCCGTCGTGCAACAATGGCGCCTGGGAGACGAACCGGTCAGCGGCTGGTTGACGATGCTGATCTTCGGCGGCCTACTGACCAGCGACTGGGTACTGCGGAAGCGTTGGGGCATGGCCTGATCCCGACCAACGAGAGCCCACGAATTCGCAGGCCCAGGCTTCCAAAGCGCACAGATTTACGCTGGGACAGATTTACGCTGGAGACGGGCTCGCAAAGAGCCTTCGCGCTAGATCAAGTTCGTCTTGCGATGCTGCACCGCGGGCTCGACCGGCGGGTCGCAATCGGTCAGCTTCAGGAACTGTGACGAGACCACATCATAGGCAAACACCTGTCCCGTCTCGATTTTGTAGACCCAACCATGCAGATGAAGATCTCCCTTGGCAAGCCGCGCGGCGACCGATGGGAGGGTCCGCAGGTTCTCCAACTGAACGAGAACGTTCTCCTCGACAGTCGCGCTCAACAACCGGTCCCCTTCCAATTCGCTGTAGTTCTCTTTCATGATCCGCCGCGTTGAGTCAGCGTTCGACAACCAAGCTGCAACGGCAGGCATTTCGACTAGCTGATCCGGATCGAGTATGCCCTTCATCGCACCGCAATGGGAATGGCCACAGATGATAATATCTTTCACACCCAGCCCGGCAACCGCGAACTCGATCGTTGCCGCTTCGCCCCCGCCAGCACCGTGCGGTGGCACGATATTCCCTGCGTTTCGCAAGATGAACAGATCGCCCGGCGGAGTCCGCGTCAACAGTGTCGGATCGATCCGCGAATCGGAACAGGTGATGAACAGGGTATCGGGAGACTGCCCCTTTGCCAGCTGTTCAAACAATCCCTGCAACGGCACGAAGCTCTCGCGTTGAAATTGATGGATTCCTTTGATTAACTTCTGCACGCTCGACCTCGATTCAAAACTGGCAATTTAACTTGGGGATTAACACGAATCTGATCGTCCGTGAACCTCCAGTTTTTACGCCACAGGACGCCAAGGCAAGAGCCCCAGACGCTGCCAGCACGCATTCCGCCAAATGAATTCAAAATCGGGTCGCCAGCGATCTGCTGACATTAAATCGAGTAGGGTGAGCCAGCGGAGCGACCGCTGACTCAGCCCTCTCACAGAACCGTACGTACGGGTCCGTATACGGCTCCTGTTTTACTTGCCTAGGTTAATCCAGGAAGGCCTCCAGTCTCCAATTCGGTCAAGTCAAACAGGCCAAGTTCCGCCAGGAAGCCATTGCTGATGGCCATACTGGCGTAAGAACTACGCGACGTACGCCACGCGGTCATTCGCATCTTCTGGAGGTCACCACGTACGCCGACCTGCCGCAAGCGGCGAATCAGACGCGTCGGTTTCTTCCACAACGCGAGTTGCTTGGCCCGTAATCGTCGCCGAATCCATCTAGCCAACTCGCGATACAGACCTTTGCAGTTCGCCATCCGGAAGTAGCTGCCCCAGCCGCGAAGCACCGGATTCAGGTCAGCAATGACCTTCTCCAAGTTCACCGGGCTGTTCTTGCGAGTGATCACTTTGACCTTCGCCTTGAAGGCCGCGACTTTCTCGGCAGCAATGCGGGTGTGCATGCTGCCGATCACGACGCCCAAGAACTTCACACCCTCACAGGCTGAAGTCAGGTGCGTCTTATCGCGATTGACGGTCAACTTCAAATCACCTTCCAGAATCTCCACTGCAACGCTCATCGCATGAGCCGCCGATCGCTTGCTCCGACACAGGATCAGAATGTCATCGGCATACCGAACGATTCGGTAACCACGACGCATCATCTCCTGGTCGAAAGCATCCAGGTAAATATTGGCGATCAGGGGACTGACAACACCGCCTTGCGGGCTGCCCAGCTCCGTCGCCTCCCAGACACCTTCGTTCATCACTCCACTGGTCAAAAACATTTTGATCAGATTCAAAATGCTGCCATCGGTCACCCGACGACGGATCGACGAGAGAATCAAGCCGTGATCCAACCGGTCAAAGCATTTCGAGAGATCCATATCGACGACTTGGTCGAGACCATATCGCCGGATGAACATCGTTGCTTTGGCGACTGCCTGTTGGCAACTGCGGCCCGGTCGGTAACCGTAGCTTGATGGATGAAAGTCAGGATCAAAGATCGGCTGCAGGATGTCCAGCAACGCTTGCTGGACGACTCGGTCGCGAACTGTTGGGATGCCAAGATGCCGCTGGCCGCCTTCCGGTTTCGGAATCGAAACTCGGCGGACCGCACTGGGCCGGTAAGTCTTGCTCCGCAGTTCGCTCACCAACCGCGTCAGCTCCCCCAGTAAATCAGCTTCAAACGCATCGATCGCTTGCCCGTCGATGCCAGGTGCACCCTTGGCACGTCGGACTTTCTCGAACGCGCGAGCCAAAGCTCGGCGATCAAGCAGTCGGTCGTAGAGGCTGTAGTAGGTTCGCTTCATGACTGTCGGTCGGTGGTCTTTCGTTGGGTCGAGCGCTTTCTGTCGAATCGGTTGGCAGTGTGGCGGTTGGCTTCGAGCGGACGCCTCGTGTGCTATTCCGGTAAAGGACAATCGCGAGGCGTCGAGTTTGCTGAGTTACTTCCACGCCGACGGACGAATCGAGCAGCTTAGCAGTTCCCCGCATCGCCACTGTGGACCGTTCCCCGAGACCTTCGATCTTCTCGGATTGTGTCGGCTGCCGATTGCTCGTTTTCGGTGTTCTCTCCAATCACAAATAAAACTTCCCCCCTTCGCATCCAGTGATGACCTTTTGACTCATCTCTGTCCGGCGTGACTCGCTTCTCGGTTACCGCCGATGCTTTGCACGTCGTCGCCACGGTTTTGTCCTCCAGACTGTTACCAGCTTTCACGGGCCGCGACTTATTCACTACTACGGGTTCATCTGACTCCTGACACCACATCGATCGCTTCTTGTGTTTCCACTTGAAGCGACCTTACCGGCTTCTCACGCTTCGCCTTTGGGGGAGCTAACGCGGCCACGGATAATGTCAGGTCTCCCCAGTTACTGCACTGGCTCCCTGACGATGATGACGTCCCCAAACACTTCCGGCGGCTGTTCATGTATCGGGCATCGCGACTTTTTGCACGCTCGCCCCCGCCGGCAGCCGAATCGGGTTCGCTTTCGCTACGTTCCATCGTCCTCCTATCGCTTCCTTCAGACCCGCAGTCACCGGCGGAACCCTTGCGAATCGAATTCAATTCCCCATGAACAGGGCTTGGTCGGTGACAAGCACCGACTGGGTTTGCCAGCTTCGCTGGGCAAACAAAAAGGTCGCCCAAGCATTCGCCTGGGCGACCAAAACCATGCAAAGATGGCTAGACGCAGATGCTATTTAGTGCAGCAAGTTGCATTGCACTGATCGCTGCATTGGCAGGGACCGCCGACATCGCACGCACACTGATTTTCATCGCAAGCACACGACTCGCACGTGCATGATTCGCCACAGCAGACGCAAGGCGCTGCCGCTGAGGATTGAGCGAACGGGGCGACGGCGATTCCACCGACCAAAGCGAGACCGACAAACATAAGCTTAAACATAGGTAATACTCCAAACTGAAATGTTGTTATCAAAAACAGACTAACTTCAGCGTGGAGGCCTATTTCCGCCAAACACACAACGTCGCTTGCCGCCGGTTATGACACCAGGGTAGCGGAGCAGAAGAGTGATCGAGTGCAGCGAGAGACGCATGCGGCGGCACAGTCGGAACAAAGACCGCCCAGGCGACAGGCGGAAGTTCAACCGAAGCGTTTGCTTCGCTTGGCACCGCGGGTTCGCTGGCCAATGGGGCAGAGAGGTCGCAACATGAATTGCAGCCTTCGCCCTGCGTGCTGTCGCAGCAAGTACGCCCTGCGGTCGCAGGCCGCTCGCAGCAACAAGAACCGAGATCGGACTGAGGTGCACAGCATTCACCGGGCGACTGCTCAACCGCGCAACGGCAGCTGGAGATCCCAGGAACTGGAATCGCTATCGCGAGGCAAATGATTGCCACGAAGAGAGGGCGAAGTGCGATCATGCTTCAATGGTACGACCAGTCGAGACAAAATTCAACTCTTTCGCATCGCACCCCTGTGCCGATGCGAGCGCCAGTTGGCAGCTGAATGCTGAAATACCATCTTCTCCGCAGCCAGTCCACGGCTATTTTTGCGAAGCGTTCTGCTTCTGAAGGAAAGCTTCGGCGCGATCCAACCAAGCCTGAATCTGAAGGTCTGCAGGAAACCGCTCGACGGCACCGCGTGCCAACACAACTGCGGCTTCAAATTCTTCGGTCTGCCCCAACAAATGGATCAACCGCCCCGTAACGTCCGCATCCCAAGGATTGATTTTCAGATACTCGCGTCCGTATCGAATTCCAGCACGCAACGAATTCGATTCGTGAGCGAGCATAAACAACGTCTTCAGCGCCAATTCATCCTGTGGCCGACGCTGAAGGACATACTCCAGCTTCTCCTGGGCTCGTCTGCTGTCGCGAGTCAAATGATACAAACTGCCGGCATGCAAATACATTGAAAGGTCGTCGGGATGCTTGGCGAGATGCGCCTCGATCTTTGGCGTAAGCAACAACGCGCTGTGCTGATCGTGCTCTGCGATGCAATGCTTTGCCGCGATCTCCAGCAGCGCCCGATCGATCGTTTCGCTGGGCAACCGCAACGCCGCATCGTCAAATGCCTGCAGAAAATCGGTTGTACCGGCCGACTCATCGGCAACCGGCGGCTGGTCGTAGTTCCTTAACACGCGATGGTCGGTCGTGGAGGTGTGCGCGACGTCGGACGACAAGGCTTTGGGCATATGGCACTGCATGCACGAATCCTCCTTGCTGACCGCTAGCCGTTCAGCCGGCGGCATGCTGCACTGAACCGACGCATCGTTATGACAAGCGATACACTGCTGGCGATAAAAGGAGACAGCCTCAGCTCCGGTTGGCGAAAAATGCGGATCGTGGCACGACGTACATTGCATCTGCGGCGTGCTCTTTTGAAAACAGGCACTCGAACGCATCTGCTCTACCTGCGAAACCGCGTTCTGGCTGTCGTGACGTCCCGAGACGGGCTCGACAAAACAAACCCAAGTCTCTTCCAAGTTGTCGCCCGGGCGAAAGTCATAGGCGGTCTTCCCCTCGCGTAAAACGCGATCCGCCGCGACCAAGTGGCACTGGTTGCAGATGCTCGCCTGTTTCGCCGGCTCCAGTTTCGAGATGGCAAGGATCGGGTCGCTACTCTGATCCCCCTCGGCTCGCTTTCCGTTGTGCCAATCGACATGGTCAGCCGCTGCGCCGTGGCAGTTTTCACATCCGATAGCAAACTCCGAAAACATCGGCTGCTGAAATCGGTTCGCAGCATCTTCGATCGGACTGGGACGCCCGAAATGACACGCCACACAAGCCCCCGAAACGCGGCGATCGAAGTGTCGGTTGTTCTGATGGTATCCCGGAGACAAGTCCCAGCGACCAGCCTGCGAATACCAAGTTATCGGAGACTGAAAGAGCATATCGTTTTTCGCGATCAAATAAGACCTGCCCCGCTCCCCCGAACCAACGTAAAAATCGACAGGGAATGACTGAGTGTACTGAACCTCGCTTTCCGTCGGCGATTGCTCCTGATGGATCATCTCTCCGTCGGCAGATCGCTCTACGCGATAACCGAACCCCAACTCAGAAAACTCACTCTTTGCCGGATCAAAATCTTCGATCACGCGCATCGATGCGTCGGCAAGCCCAGCAGAATTCGCCATCGGATGAGCACTATACCGCTCGGCAATCTCTTGATGACACGCAGCGCAACTGGCACTCCCCGCATACCGCGGCGGCTCCACATCGGCAACCTCAGCCGACACCTGGTTCGCAGGTGGACCGGACTCCAGCGACTGTGCATCGCAACCAAGGGATAGCGTCAAAGCGACACCGGCAGCAATCCATCCGAACAGCGACCGGGAAACAACGGGAGCTCCATTCATGCGTTCAAATGCCTATGGTGTCCTGTCGGTGGTGTGCACAGCCAATTCAGCGGGCTGGCGAATCGTAACCTGTCGGTTCGGTTCTACAACAACTTGCGTCGATTGATCCGACCACGGCCAATGGACAGTCAGCTCGCACGGCTCGCTCCAATCTCCGAGCCCAAAGAATAGACGAGATTCGTGCGACGTGCAGTAACTGGAACCCGACACCAGTTGACGCGCGACCTGCCGATCTCCAAACCGCGCCACGACGCGTGCCCCCAGCCCACGGCGATTGGCTGCCGATCCAATCAGATCGACCGACAACCAATTCCCCGCTTCGCTGCGGTTGCTGAACAGCGAAACGTTGTCCAACTGGTTCGCCATCAAAAGGTCGGGTAAACCATCGCGATCGACATCGCCCACCGCCAACGCTCGCCCAAGGCGTGGCACTGAGAGACAGGGAATGTTTCCGCCGGTCTCATGCCATCGCTTGCCATCGAACGAAAACAGCTGAGGCACCATCTTCCCCGCCGCCCCAAAATTAACGTGCCCATTGGCAACAAACAGATCCATCGATCCATCGCAATCGAAGTCCTGCATGCTACATCCAAAACCAAGCAGGCTGAGCGTCGGACGATGCAATCCCTGCCGGTTCGTAACGTCGCGAAAACCGTTCCCCAGACTGGCATACATCGTGTTGGAATCGGCAGAGAAGTGAGTCACATAGAGGTCGGGCGCACCGTCGTTGTCATAATCTTCACATGCAATTCCCATGCTCGCTTGATTCAACCCCGCACCACTCATGGCGCATCCCATCGCAATCCCCTGCTCGCGGAAGCCTCCCTCAGCATTGGCGAGAAACAGCAGATTTGGCATCACGTCGTTTGCGACATAGATATCCAGACGGCTGTCGAGATTCATATCCGCGATAACCACTCCCAACGACTTGCTGTTCTCAGCCTCCAGCCCCCAATCCACCAAGCGATCGCGAAACCGACCATCTCCCAGATTTTCGAAGCAAGCGTTCTCAACGGCGCTCAAGTCGCTCGGGTTGCAGATCGCGGGCTTCCCCGACTTGGAATAACAAGGAAAGGGCGAGCGGACGTCGTAGTCCAAATAATTGCAGACGTAGAGATCCAGATCCCCGTCACCATCCAAATCGCCCCATGCCGCCGACGTGCTCCAACACGTTTCCCCCGTCCCCGATTCCTCGGTGATATCGCGAAACGTACCATCCCCTTGATTCTGCAAGAGGATGTTTTCGTCGATGTTGGTGACGTAGATGTCTTCAAATCCATCCCCATCAAAGTCGGCGATGGCGACGCCGTGCCCATAGCCGTGATGCTTAATGTCAGCAGCGAGAGTCACGTCGGAGAAGCGCGTAGTGGCGGATGTCGAGGCATTTCGGAACAGCCGATCGCCCGCCTCCGGCTCCAACAAGTCGCCTCCCTGCACCAGAAAGATATCCTGTTGACCATCGCGGTCGTAGTCGATCCACCCCGCGCCGCCGCCGGTCGCTTCGGGCATCAAGAAATCACCCCGCGCCCCGGTGTCAAAGACAAACTGCAGCCCGCTCGCCAAAGCAATATCGGCAAACGCTATCGACTGTTTCGCTACCTGCGGCTTGGGCGGCTTCCTCTCAGGGCGGTCGCTTGCCGTGGGCTCCCGATCAACAACAACCGGCTCCGCAACAACAGCTTCCCGCTCGGGCGAATCCACCTCGCGAGGACTGGTATCGCAGCCCAACAGCAACCCGAACCAGATCCCGAAAACCCATGAGCTTCGAATCGACATGCCTTATCAACATACCTATGGCGGTGCATCGAATAAATTCGCGGCAGCGGTCGCGCCGCGGAAGATAAGCACAAAAACTATCTCGGCGCAAAG from Rosistilla oblonga includes the following:
- a CDS encoding Gfo/Idh/MocA family protein, whose translation is MVDKLSDEARQIGSANYYEAVGVTRRDFLQGVVAAGAVSGAGLGAMYFGYDKVTDPVRIGVIGTGDEGSVLIGGCNPDYVTVKAICDIRPYNIHRAFHGDVSSPAAQAARPGLIKQYGYKSEAEARKEVQVYDSSNGGIQAILDDPDIEAIIIALPLFLHAPVAIQAMMRGKHVLTEKLMAHSVAQCKAMARGAQEMTTKGGDPLHLATGHQRHYSVKYDNAINLMRWGMLGQIHHIRAQWHRGNVPGADSWKMPLPGGEAINGTSKRYDKIADQLSSMKRKLDAETDPATAELWAKKIAQWEAWDADKGVDASGHGYEDGSIGDRVRPALEELCRWRLFDRTGGGLMAELGSHQLDAATIFLSSLRNDGKKAHPLSVSAVGGRHIFPHDRDVDDHVYCMFEFPGPEYDPKFGVKYYDRVENYPNPRGEIEGYNTDPAKKVVVTYSTINGNGFGGYGEVVMGTKGTLVLEKEKDVYLYKDSNTSAKVGVKKDGDMAAMDTQASGSMAAPVAQAADSGPVSRGYNEEIEHWAYCIRNPSPENRPRCYPEVAMGDAVIALSTNVAIKNANQGKGGYLQFDPEWFERDSDKTPDGSDVAAEMKALKDWKPV
- a CDS encoding glutamine amidotransferase, which translates into the protein MSSWTTQPIFDSLGLIGLVAILFVLTTLLVVPQSTQLTQRRRRTLIGLRLIAATVLVLALLRPTHVVTLQQPAAATLAILLDGSRSMTLPAGGTKSRWQSQNEVWQRIAPMLDSGDPTLKTAVYEYSSDLSPLDPATGAVDAFLQAQPDGKQTDLAAALRDTITRAAGSPLAGIVLIGDGTQTADIDIGPQAVAQTLASLEVPLWTVPIGPSQDTSAARDVAIDGMPDQFSVFAKNLFQVTATLSAQGLDNRSIPLRLMLTNAQGETEEIAQREIVAQGGDDDQRIAIELPAPAPGNYRLDLIAEPQDGEILTDNNRQTAFLDVRDGGGRVLYLEGQPRPEQLFLRRSIAASADFELTFEWIERIGQGKNWPVDLGTAFDPDRYDIYILGDLDSQALGEKQLQALRQRIDEGAGLLTLGGFHSFDAGGYGSSPLADVLPVKTSPDRRQAFGQPPDRQLQIEGSVPIQITRPHPINQLVSGGPQQAAWDRLRPLKGANRLLGPKPIPGVEVLLESPSEEPLLVIGDFGNGRCAAFAGDSTWQWWRQGQREAHQRFWRQVLLWLMRRELASPDQIVLQMDRRRFAADIEVQFQASIGGEADDSPERKLTVQVIDADDKAIDVPATRGDAEPGAATVWTGKLPELADGMYRLRAVDTTAGSKIEPKELAFQVASIDRELSRPVADIAQMQQLAQVTSEIGGRSIPPDQIESLRELIAQNRQRSVSPVVQQWRLGDEPVSGWLTMLIFGGLLTSDWVLRKRWGMA
- a CDS encoding carbonic anhydrase → MQKLIKGIHQFQRESFVPLQGLFEQLAKGQSPDTLFITCSDSRIDPTLLTRTPPGDLFILRNAGNIVPPHGAGGGEAATIEFAVAGLGVKDIIICGHSHCGAMKGILDPDQLVEMPAVAAWLSNADSTRRIMKENYSELEGDRLLSATVEENVLVQLENLRTLPSVAARLAKGDLHLHGWVYKIETGQVFAYDVVSSQFLKLTDCDPPVEPAVQHRKTNLI
- the ltrA gene encoding group II intron reverse transcriptase/maturase; protein product: MKRTYYSLYDRLLDRRALARAFEKVRRAKGAPGIDGQAIDAFEADLLGELTRLVSELRSKTYRPSAVRRVSIPKPEGGQRHLGIPTVRDRVVQQALLDILQPIFDPDFHPSSYGYRPGRSCQQAVAKATMFIRRYGLDQVVDMDLSKCFDRLDHGLILSSIRRRVTDGSILNLIKMFLTSGVMNEGVWEATELGSPQGGVVSPLIANIYLDAFDQEMMRRGYRIVRYADDILILCRSKRSAAHAMSVAVEILEGDLKLTVNRDKTHLTSACEGVKFLGVVIGSMHTRIAAEKVAAFKAKVKVITRKNSPVNLEKVIADLNPVLRGWGSYFRMANCKGLYRELARWIRRRLRAKQLALWKKPTRLIRRLRQVGVRGDLQKMRMTAWRTSRSSYASMAISNGFLAELGLFDLTELETGGLPGLT
- a CDS encoding cytochrome c3 family protein — translated: MNGAPVVSRSLFGWIAAGVALTLSLGCDAQSLESGPPANQVSAEVADVEPPRYAGSASCAACHQEIAERYSAHPMANSAGLADASMRVIEDFDPAKSEFSELGFGYRVERSADGEMIHQEQSPTESEVQYTQSFPVDFYVGSGERGRSYLIAKNDMLFQSPITWYSQAGRWDLSPGYHQNNRHFDRRVSGACVACHFGRPSPIEDAANRFQQPMFSEFAIGCENCHGAAADHVDWHNGKRAEGDQSSDPILAISKLEPAKQASICNQCHLVAADRVLREGKTAYDFRPGDNLEETWVCFVEPVSGRHDSQNAVSQVEQMRSSACFQKSTPQMQCTSCHDPHFSPTGAEAVSFYRQQCIACHNDASVQCSMPPAERLAVSKEDSCMQCHMPKALSSDVAHTSTTDHRVLRNYDQPPVADESAGTTDFLQAFDDAALRLPSETIDRALLEIAAKHCIAEHDQHSALLLTPKIEAHLAKHPDDLSMYLHAGSLYHLTRDSRRAQEKLEYVLQRRPQDELALKTLFMLAHESNSLRAGIRYGREYLKINPWDADVTGRLIHLLGQTEEFEAAVVLARGAVERFPADLQIQAWLDRAEAFLQKQNASQK
- a CDS encoding CRTAC1 family protein, yielding MSIRSSWVFGIWFGLLLGCDTSPREVDSPEREAVVAEPVVVDREPTASDRPERKPPKPQVAKQSIAFADIALASGLQFVFDTGARGDFLMPEATGGGAGWIDYDRDGQQDIFLVQGGDLLEPEAGDRLFRNASTSATTRFSDVTLAADIKHHGYGHGVAIADFDGDGFEDIYVTNIDENILLQNQGDGTFRDITEESGTGETCWSTSAAWGDLDGDGDLDLYVCNYLDYDVRSPFPCYSKSGKPAICNPSDLSAVENACFENLGDGRFRDRLVDWGLEAENSKSLGVVIADMNLDSRLDIYVANDVMPNLLFLANAEGGFREQGIAMGCAMSGAGLNQASMGIACEDYDNDGAPDLYVTHFSADSNTMYASLGNGFRDVTNRQGLHRPTLSLLGFGCSMQDFDCDGSMDLFVANGHVNFGAAGKMVPQLFSFDGKRWHETGGNIPCLSVPRLGRALAVGDVDRDGLPDLLMANQLDNVSLFSNRSEAGNWLSVDLIGSAANRRGLGARVVARFGDRQVARQLVSGSSYCTSHESRLFFGLGDWSEPCELTVHWPWSDQSTQVVVEPNRQVTIRQPAELAVHTTDRTP